One Methanomassiliicoccales archaeon genomic region harbors:
- a CDS encoding aspartate dehydrogenase, giving the protein MRLLIIGCGSIGSTLAKALDNMPEVDLIYITDKNRGCTADLVKKLRKVRSVGNTEMDLDSIAKEVNIVVEAASQEAAKHYVPFFLERGVDVMVLSVGAFADEKFRDKCFQLAREKNSRIYVPSGAITGTDGLRSASTGKIDEVILVTTKGPNSLKSVEYFKKKRIDFDAIKEPMIVFEGTAREAAANFPKNMNVAATVSLLGVGFDKTKVRIICDPRSERNRHTLIVKGSFGEITSTTENVPFPNNPSTSYLAALSAISALRRIITNIWIGI; this is encoded by the coding sequence ATGCGTCTTCTTATAATAGGATGCGGGTCAATAGGAAGTACCCTTGCCAAGGCACTCGACAATATGCCCGAAGTAGATCTAATTTATATTACAGACAAGAACAGGGGCTGTACTGCCGATTTGGTTAAGAAACTTCGCAAAGTTAGATCTGTGGGAAATACCGAAATGGATTTAGATTCAATTGCCAAGGAGGTTAACATCGTTGTTGAAGCCGCAAGCCAAGAAGCAGCAAAGCATTATGTCCCGTTTTTCCTTGAGCGTGGCGTTGATGTGATGGTGTTAAGTGTTGGCGCATTCGCGGACGAAAAGTTCAGAGACAAATGCTTTCAACTAGCTAGAGAAAAGAATTCTCGAATTTACGTACCGTCTGGCGCGATAACAGGCACGGACGGACTCCGATCTGCATCAACTGGCAAGATCGATGAGGTGATACTAGTCACCACGAAAGGACCAAATAGCCTCAAATCGGTGGAATACTTTAAGAAAAAACGCATAGACTTTGATGCAATTAAGGAACCCATGATTGTTTTTGAGGGAACCGCCCGGGAAGCCGCTGCGAACTTTCCAAAAAACATGAACGTTGCGGCAACCGTCAGTCTGTTGGGTGTAGGATTTGATAAGACGAAGGTAAGGATCATCTGTGATCCGAGGTCCGAAAGGAACAGGCATACACTTATAGTCAAGGGATCATTTGGCGAAATCACTTCGACAACAGAGAATGTCCCATTTCCTAACAATCCATCTACAAGTTATTTAGCAGCCCTTTCGGCAATTTCCGCTCTGAGGCGCATCATTACAAATATCTGGATAGGTATCTGA
- a CDS encoding AAA family ATPase gives MVVELSASQCRNVCSENVLECKTSADLPALSGILGQERAIKALQFGLNVAERGFNIYVAGIPGTGRRTAVVEFVEELAKSKPVPSDWCYVNNFKDPTRPKAIELPAGKGIVFKREMEKFVSSVIAALKFAFESDDYIKARTGMLRSLEDERNTLSKQLNKTAEESGFILQQSQIGLVLVPVINGKAITDEEFLRLPSVLQKQIQEKRSAVQSQIFGILRSLRNLEQKAEEMVKDFNKRVASFALEPFLDILREEFSGARDVVEYLLEVRDYIIENLPIILEGQPKEPQIPFMLQPSDDPLKNFAVNLFVDNSALKGAPVVIELNPTYGRLFGFTEKEARFGALVTNFTMIRSGSAHKANGGFLVLPVEELLRDPIVWESLKQAIANEMIEIEDPAAKLGYVVTKTLRPSPIPFKVKVILIGKPDIYNILYALDKDFRELFKVKADFDVTMDRNEENIRKYASFIRTLCEKEHLLHLDRGALAYIIEYGSRLADHQEKLSTRFSEISDVVREANYYARRDGSSVITKEHISMALDEKVFRSNMIQEKINEAVKRNLLMIDTDGEKVGQVNGLAVMGIGDYVFGKPSKITASIGIGREGIIDIERESQMGGPLHTKGVMILTGFLNDRYAREKPLSLNARIVFEQSYSGVDGDSASSTELYAILSALSEKPVKQYIAVTGSINQKGEVQAIGGINEKIEGFYEICKYKGLTGKQGVLIPHSNVQNLMLREEVVEAVRSGKFHIYPVKTVDEGIEVLTGVAAGRKLVDGTFEKGSINDLVQKKLSDMAERAKEYKL, from the coding sequence ATGGTTGTAGAATTATCAGCATCTCAGTGTCGAAATGTATGTTCTGAGAATGTTCTTGAATGTAAGACTTCAGCCGATTTGCCCGCTCTCTCGGGAATTCTTGGTCAGGAACGGGCAATCAAGGCACTTCAGTTTGGACTCAATGTTGCGGAAAGAGGATTTAACATATACGTTGCAGGTATTCCAGGTACTGGGAGAAGGACAGCTGTAGTAGAATTTGTTGAGGAGCTTGCCAAATCAAAACCAGTTCCGAGCGACTGGTGTTATGTGAACAATTTTAAAGATCCGACTAGACCTAAGGCTATTGAACTTCCAGCTGGTAAGGGTATCGTCTTTAAAAGGGAAATGGAGAAGTTCGTCTCATCGGTAATAGCTGCTCTTAAATTTGCATTTGAAAGTGATGACTACATTAAAGCACGGACTGGAATGCTAAGATCGTTGGAAGATGAGAGGAATACATTGAGCAAGCAGCTGAACAAAACTGCCGAAGAAAGCGGATTCATTCTCCAACAATCACAGATCGGTCTTGTTCTCGTGCCTGTCATTAATGGCAAAGCAATTACAGATGAGGAATTTCTGAGACTCCCTTCTGTACTTCAGAAGCAAATTCAGGAAAAAAGAAGCGCGGTTCAGAGCCAAATCTTTGGAATTTTGCGATCGCTACGAAACCTTGAACAGAAAGCAGAGGAGATGGTAAAAGATTTCAACAAAAGAGTCGCGAGTTTTGCCCTGGAACCATTTTTGGACATTCTCCGAGAGGAATTTAGCGGCGCCAGGGATGTGGTTGAGTACTTACTAGAGGTAAGAGACTACATTATTGAAAATCTGCCCATCATCCTTGAAGGACAACCGAAAGAACCGCAGATTCCATTTATGCTGCAACCATCTGATGATCCGCTAAAAAATTTTGCTGTAAATCTCTTTGTCGATAATTCAGCATTGAAAGGCGCGCCTGTAGTGATCGAACTAAATCCTACCTACGGGCGACTCTTTGGTTTTACCGAAAAGGAGGCTCGATTCGGAGCACTTGTAACTAATTTCACAATGATTCGTAGCGGATCAGCTCATAAGGCAAATGGTGGCTTTCTTGTTCTACCAGTCGAAGAACTTCTAAGAGATCCTATTGTCTGGGAGAGCTTGAAACAAGCGATAGCCAATGAAATGATAGAAATTGAAGACCCCGCCGCAAAGTTGGGTTATGTAGTTACGAAAACACTTCGTCCAAGTCCGATCCCCTTCAAGGTAAAGGTCATCCTTATAGGAAAACCAGATATCTATAACATCCTATATGCGCTAGATAAGGATTTTAGAGAACTTTTCAAAGTAAAAGCTGACTTTGATGTGACGATGGATAGGAATGAAGAAAACATTAGGAAATACGCATCATTCATTCGCACTCTATGTGAGAAAGAACATCTTCTCCATCTGGATCGAGGCGCGCTTGCCTATATCATAGAATATGGTTCGAGGCTTGCAGATCATCAGGAGAAGTTATCAACGAGATTTTCGGAGATTTCAGATGTTGTTAGAGAAGCGAATTACTACGCAAGACGCGACGGATCGTCTGTAATCACAAAAGAACATATTAGTATGGCATTGGATGAAAAGGTCTTCAGATCGAACATGATTCAGGAAAAAATCAACGAAGCTGTAAAAAGAAATCTTCTAATGATAGACACTGATGGAGAAAAGGTTGGACAAGTCAACGGTCTAGCGGTAATGGGCATCGGCGATTATGTTTTTGGTAAGCCTAGCAAAATTACCGCGAGCATTGGGATTGGACGTGAGGGAATCATCGACATAGAACGTGAATCGCAAATGGGCGGCCCGTTACATACGAAAGGAGTCATGATTCTCACCGGTTTTCTCAACGACCGCTATGCACGGGAGAAACCACTCAGCCTCAACGCTAGAATTGTTTTTGAGCAGAGTTATTCTGGCGTAGACGGAGACAGCGCTTCAAGCACGGAACTTTATGCTATCCTTTCGGCTCTTTCAGAAAAACCTGTCAAGCAGTACATTGCGGTCACGGGTTCCATAAACCAGAAGGGAGAGGTCCAAGCGATAGGCGGGATCAATGAGAAAATTGAAGGTTTCTATGAAATCTGCAAGTATAAAGGACTTACAGGGAAGCAGGGTGTTCTCATACCGCATAGCAATGTACAAAATCTTATGCTAAGAGAAGAGGTCGTAGAGGCGGTGAGAAGTGGAAAGTTTCACATTTATCCAGTTAAGACCGTCGATGAAGGCATCGAAGTGCTCACAGGAGTTGCTGCGGGAAGGAAGCTTGTTGATGGTACATTCGAGAAAGGGTCAATTAATGATTTAGTTCAGAAAAAACTTTCAGACATGGCAGAAAGAGCAAAGGAGTACAAGTTATGA
- a CDS encoding Xaa-Pro peptidase family protein: protein MNSKVKRIFSNVSEEIDAILILNDVEPNIDSTFFYVTGLDSGIFEGSCLILWPDGSTELISSKLEEASARSAFQNFKIFEKTAERNKMIEESLRGINRIGLNFSSLTVKNYKEINKLLDEAEKVDVSSAIEKTRLVKELDEIEKIRKACRIVSAVADEIPNFLTEGITEYEAAAEISYRMQKMGATSPSFDPIISFGSNSAEPHHLSSDNKLSIGHCTLFDFGAKYKRYCSDITRTYFFGRPLFEFEEMYEIVLEAQQSAIDMMRAGIMARDVDARARKIIDSTCYKGKFVHSLGHSIGLAVHDGGRISQDNDLVLEENMVFTIEPGIYVSGKGGIRIEDNVRVTKDGCEILTTARRELLVI, encoded by the coding sequence ATGAATTCGAAAGTAAAGCGCATTTTTTCAAACGTTTCAGAGGAAATTGATGCAATTCTCATTCTGAATGATGTTGAACCAAACATTGATTCTACATTCTTTTACGTAACTGGTCTCGACTCAGGCATTTTCGAGGGCTCCTGTTTAATACTCTGGCCTGATGGAAGCACTGAATTGATTTCGTCAAAACTTGAAGAAGCGAGTGCCCGCTCTGCTTTTCAAAATTTCAAGATATTCGAAAAGACTGCGGAACGAAACAAGATGATTGAAGAATCGCTCAGAGGAATCAATCGAATTGGGTTGAACTTTTCCTCACTCACCGTCAAGAACTATAAAGAGATCAATAAACTATTGGATGAGGCAGAGAAGGTGGATGTTTCATCCGCCATAGAAAAGACCCGTCTTGTAAAGGAGTTGGATGAGATAGAGAAAATAAGAAAAGCCTGTAGGATTGTTTCTGCGGTGGCAGATGAAATACCGAATTTTCTGACCGAAGGCATAACAGAATACGAAGCAGCCGCGGAAATTTCCTACAGGATGCAAAAAATGGGTGCTACTTCGCCCTCTTTCGATCCGATCATTTCATTTGGCTCGAATTCAGCAGAGCCTCATCATTTGTCTTCCGACAACAAACTTTCAATCGGTCACTGTACTTTGTTCGATTTTGGAGCCAAATATAAGCGTTATTGCTCAGACATCACACGGACTTACTTCTTCGGGAGACCTTTGTTCGAATTCGAAGAAATGTACGAAATCGTGCTCGAGGCGCAGCAATCTGCAATTGATATGATGCGAGCAGGAATCATGGCGAGGGATGTTGATGCACGTGCAAGAAAGATCATTGATTCCACTTGTTATAAGGGCAAATTTGTACATTCATTGGGTCATTCAATAGGTCTCGCAGTTCATGACGGCGGTAGGATATCCCAAGATAACGATCTTGTCCTAGAAGAGAATATGGTTTTTACGATAGAACCGGGCATATATGTATCTGGCAAGGGTGGAATAAGAATCGAAGATAACGTCAGGGTCACAAAGGATGGCTGTGAGATACTGACAACGGCCCGAAGGGAGTTGTTGGTGATTTGA
- a CDS encoding DNA-binding protein gives MKWVEAKEGRIFVIRLEDDEIIHGCIERFARENGVKSAFFIVLGGTKKGSLVVGPKDGIARPIEPMVSVFSGVHEILAVGTVFPDEQGIPLAHVHGALGRGDHTMVGCLRKGVHVWEFVEVVLIELIVPDVLRKRDAEKGFDVIDGDSW, from the coding sequence ATGAAATGGGTTGAGGCAAAAGAGGGGCGAATATTTGTCATTCGTCTTGAGGACGATGAAATCATTCACGGTTGCATCGAAAGGTTCGCCAGAGAAAATGGCGTAAAATCAGCCTTTTTTATTGTTTTGGGCGGAACCAAAAAAGGCAGCCTAGTTGTAGGCCCAAAGGACGGAATAGCAAGACCAATCGAGCCGATGGTATCTGTTTTCTCGGGAGTACATGAAATATTGGCAGTTGGAACAGTATTTCCCGATGAGCAAGGAATTCCTCTCGCTCATGTACATGGTGCTCTTGGTCGCGGCGATCACACAATGGTCGGTTGCCTAAGGAAGGGGGTTCATGTATGGGAGTTCGTGGAGGTTGTTCTCATTGAACTGATCGTGCCAGATGTTCTAAGAAAGCGCGATGCTGAAAAGGGATTCGATGTTATTGATGGTGATTCTTGGTAA
- the ilvC gene encoding ketol-acid reductoisomerase, whose amino-acid sequence MVQSKHQVKNMAKIYHDKDADLNILTGKRIAVLGYGSQGRAQALCLKDSGLNVVVGLRKNGNSWELARKDGMTVMEMPDAVKNADIVMMLLPDEVQGEIYEKYVLPNLKPGCALDFAHGFTIVYKQVIPPKNVDVIMVAPKSPGKRERELYLEGFGVPALIAVEQNYTGHAKEIVLALAKGIGSTRAGVIETTFHEETTSDLFGEQAVLCGGVTGLIIAGFETLVKRGYQPELAYFECLHELKLIVDLIQAGGLIHMWKNVSNTAEFGGLTQRDYIITDETRKAMDRMLDKILSGEFSKEWIADWKNGLKKMKELEKQESERLIEVVGKEIRSLFEVKKPAQ is encoded by the coding sequence ATGGTGCAAAGCAAACATCAGGTGAAAAATATGGCAAAGATTTATCATGATAAAGATGCGGATCTGAATATTCTGACGGGAAAGAGAATTGCCGTTCTTGGTTATGGAAGTCAAGGAAGAGCCCAGGCCCTCTGCCTTAAAGACAGTGGCCTCAACGTTGTCGTTGGGCTAAGAAAGAATGGAAACTCCTGGGAACTTGCAAGGAAAGATGGCATGACTGTCATGGAAATGCCTGATGCCGTCAAGAATGCTGACATCGTAATGATGCTGCTTCCAGACGAAGTTCAAGGAGAAATCTACGAGAAATATGTCCTCCCAAATTTGAAGCCTGGATGTGCTCTAGACTTTGCCCATGGCTTTACTATTGTCTATAAACAGGTCATCCCCCCAAAGAATGTTGATGTTATCATGGTAGCCCCAAAGTCGCCAGGAAAACGTGAGCGTGAGCTCTACCTCGAAGGGTTTGGCGTACCCGCACTCATTGCCGTTGAACAGAACTATACAGGCCACGCGAAGGAAATCGTGCTAGCCTTAGCGAAAGGGATCGGCTCAACAAGGGCAGGCGTGATTGAAACAACCTTCCATGAAGAAACGACATCCGATCTCTTCGGAGAACAAGCCGTACTATGCGGTGGCGTCACTGGTCTGATCATCGCAGGCTTTGAAACGCTTGTGAAGAGAGGATATCAGCCGGAGCTCGCCTACTTTGAATGTCTCCATGAACTCAAGCTCATCGTAGATCTCATTCAGGCAGGGGGGCTTATACACATGTGGAAAAACGTCAGTAACACCGCTGAATTCGGTGGACTTACTCAGAGAGATTACATAATCACAGACGAAACGAGAAAGGCGATGGATAGAATGCTTGATAAAATTCTTTCTGGCGAATTCTCCAAAGAATGGATTGCCGATTGGAAGAACGGATTGAAAAAGATGAAAGAGCTTGAGAAACAGGAATCTGAAAGGCTAATAGAAGTCGTGGGCAAAGAAATACGATCCCTATTTGAAGTAAAGAAACCTGCTCAATAA
- a CDS encoding cyclophilin-like fold protein: MITPNDEYLIELNDTKTAMEIWDALPFEAYTNVWGAEIYFEIPIAAELERGKTLMEVGEVAFWPDGNALCLFYGPTPVSRSNKPEAISKVTPVGRILGDPGRLKNVGDRMRVILERA; this comes from the coding sequence ATGATTACCCCAAATGATGAATATCTCATTGAACTCAATGACACAAAGACTGCAATGGAGATCTGGGATGCACTTCCCTTTGAAGCTTACACAAATGTGTGGGGCGCTGAGATTTACTTTGAAATTCCAATAGCTGCAGAATTAGAAAGAGGCAAAACGTTAATGGAAGTTGGCGAGGTTGCATTCTGGCCCGATGGTAATGCGCTTTGCCTATTCTATGGACCAACACCGGTGAGCCGCAGCAATAAGCCTGAAGCTATATCCAAGGTCACTCCAGTCGGCAGAATCCTCGGTGATCCGGGAAGACTAAAGAATGTCGGTGATAGGATGAGAGTAATCCTCGAGCGCGCATGA
- a CDS encoding metallopeptidase TldD-related protein, producing the protein MHYGPQASGLMVHEIIYHAAEADEVVKRRIFLTGILGKMIASDGVTIVDDVTIPGAYGSISFDNEGTPGSRNSIIEMGKIVRKIVKYALLLGNIFEVLANVTGNG; encoded by the coding sequence CTGCATTATGGACCCCAGGCATCAGGTCTTATGGTTCATGAAATTATCTATCATGCAGCAGAAGCCGATGAAGTCGTTAAGAGACGAATTTTTTTGACTGGTATCTTAGGCAAAATGATTGCAAGCGATGGAGTTACAATAGTCGACGACGTAACGATACCTGGTGCTTATGGCTCGATATCGTTTGACAATGAGGGTACTCCGGGCTCTCGTAACTCCATCATTGAAATGGGCAAAATTGTTAGAAAGATCGTAAAGTATGCGCTGCTTCTCGGAAATATTTTTGAAGTACTCGCAAATGTGACGGGAAATGGCTAA
- the ppcA gene encoding phosphoenolpyruvate carboxylase, with amino-acid sequence MSPKTKIPRCMSTQHPDNVNVPFFAESSELGGEDEIQEAYYVFSHLGCDEQMWDCEGKEVDNFVVKKLLTKYDLFFRNCRIGRDVFITPRVPNPSVERDEAKILLETLESIPRSFDTAKLFYNDDISPIFEVILPMTSSAQCLDRVYIYYRDFVVGKQAKQFKKGDITIAEWIGRFEPETINVIPLFEELDHMLNAHRITKEYLEDKEIEQQRVFLARSDPAMNYGFITAVLINKIALFRLRKFEEESGIEIYPIIGIGSVPFRGGFRPETVERVIDEYPSVYTFTIQSSFKYDNPPDKVRNAIEKIRDRKPEKAKEVDEKRCLEIVEKYSREYRNQVAQLAMLINEMAKFVPSRRKRKLHIGLFGYSRNIQGVRLPRAITFTAALYSLGLPPEILGLNALSDRDLEFIRETFVHFDDYMKDALAYLDPESLSLVHANLRDALANLDLDVSPDETHLDLTREMVDILRHRSGRDMTEILIRAAYRRGFLG; translated from the coding sequence ATGAGTCCAAAAACTAAAATTCCACGGTGTATGAGCACCCAACATCCCGACAACGTTAACGTGCCTTTCTTCGCCGAGAGCTCTGAACTCGGAGGAGAAGATGAGATCCAAGAAGCATATTATGTTTTTTCTCACTTAGGTTGCGATGAACAGATGTGGGATTGTGAAGGAAAGGAAGTTGACAATTTTGTTGTAAAAAAACTCCTTACAAAATATGATCTTTTCTTCAGGAATTGTAGAATAGGTAGGGATGTGTTCATAACTCCGAGAGTTCCTAATCCAAGTGTTGAAAGAGATGAAGCAAAGATTCTCCTTGAGACACTAGAAAGTATTCCACGATCATTTGACACCGCCAAACTGTTTTACAATGATGATATCTCTCCAATCTTTGAAGTCATACTGCCAATGACGTCCTCAGCTCAGTGTCTAGATAGAGTATACATATACTACAGAGATTTTGTTGTTGGAAAACAAGCAAAGCAATTTAAAAAAGGAGACATCACGATCGCAGAGTGGATTGGCCGTTTTGAGCCGGAAACGATTAATGTTATACCACTTTTCGAAGAACTTGACCATATGTTGAATGCTCACAGAATTACCAAAGAATACCTCGAAGACAAAGAAATAGAGCAACAAAGAGTTTTTCTGGCAAGGTCAGATCCTGCCATGAATTACGGCTTCATCACTGCCGTGCTTATCAACAAGATAGCACTCTTTAGGTTGCGAAAATTCGAAGAAGAAAGCGGGATCGAAATCTATCCAATTATTGGGATTGGCTCGGTACCTTTCAGGGGAGGATTTAGACCAGAAACTGTAGAAAGAGTTATTGATGAATATCCATCGGTTTACACTTTTACCATACAATCCTCATTCAAGTACGACAACCCGCCTGATAAGGTAAGAAATGCAATTGAAAAGATTAGAGACAGAAAGCCCGAGAAAGCAAAAGAGGTTGATGAAAAGAGGTGTCTAGAAATTGTTGAAAAATACTCGAGGGAATATAGAAATCAAGTTGCTCAGCTGGCAATGCTGATCAACGAAATGGCAAAATTCGTACCGAGCAGAAGAAAAAGAAAACTACACATCGGGCTCTTTGGTTATTCTCGAAACATTCAAGGAGTGAGATTGCCAAGGGCTATAACTTTCACGGCGGCGCTTTATTCGCTTGGACTACCTCCGGAAATACTTGGACTCAATGCTCTCAGTGATAGAGATCTTGAATTCATCAGGGAGACATTCGTTCATTTTGATGACTACATGAAAGATGCGCTAGCTTACCTAGATCCCGAATCTTTGAGTCTTGTGCATGCGAATTTAAGGGATGCTCTTGCCAATCTCGATTTGGACGTCTCACCCGATGAAACACATCTGGATTTAACCAGGGAAATGGTTGATATTCTAAGACATAGGTCAGGCAGAGACATGACTGAAATACTCATTCGCGCGGCATATCGTAGAGGTTTCTTAGGCTAA
- a CDS encoding histone deacetylase yields the protein MTIVFHERYLDHMQYRGHPERPERLMTVVRKMIDLDLWKDVLKPEAATESDLLLVHTKDHVETIRNADEGFLDPDTYIRNETFEIALLAAGGAIAAANYAFFHRKPVLALLRPPGHHAGKNFCGGFCYFNNVAIAAKRLSLNRLAIVDLDVHHGNGTENVFYADRSVLFISLHQYGIYPCSGAAEDVGVGEGEGFNINIPLGSGSGDGTYFYAFEKIVQPLMLQFQPEALLVSLGIDAHHKDPLASMKLSSYGYVELCRRLIQISPDSRIAFMLEGGYDLEATADVLSALVAQFQVKKIPLRHEQMTDLEIVGKRFVDNVVNVQRKYWDL from the coding sequence ATGACGATAGTTTTTCACGAGAGGTACCTTGATCACATGCAATATAGAGGCCATCCCGAGCGTCCAGAGAGATTGATGACTGTTGTTAGAAAAATGATCGATTTAGATTTATGGAAGGACGTATTAAAACCTGAAGCCGCGACCGAAAGTGATTTACTGCTCGTTCATACGAAGGATCACGTGGAAACCATAAGGAACGCTGACGAGGGTTTTCTCGATCCTGATACATACATCAGAAATGAAACTTTTGAGATTGCACTTCTTGCTGCGGGGGGAGCGATCGCAGCTGCTAATTATGCTTTCTTTCATAGAAAACCTGTTTTAGCACTATTGAGACCGCCAGGACATCATGCTGGAAAGAACTTTTGTGGCGGCTTTTGCTATTTTAACAATGTGGCGATCGCTGCAAAAAGACTTTCTTTGAACCGGCTGGCGATTGTTGACCTCGACGTTCACCACGGCAATGGCACAGAGAACGTTTTCTATGCAGATAGGAGTGTGCTTTTCATATCGTTGCATCAATATGGAATATACCCATGCAGTGGCGCCGCTGAGGATGTTGGTGTCGGAGAAGGAGAAGGCTTCAACATCAATATTCCCTTGGGAAGTGGATCGGGCGACGGAACCTATTTCTATGCCTTCGAAAAGATAGTTCAGCCGTTGATGTTACAATTTCAGCCGGAAGCTCTTCTGGTGAGTTTGGGAATCGACGCGCATCATAAAGACCCCCTTGCCTCGATGAAATTGTCATCCTATGGGTATGTAGAATTATGCCGGCGATTAATTCAAATTTCCCCCGATTCTAGAATAGCGTTCATGCTTGAAGGTGGCTACGATCTTGAAGCAACCGCCGATGTTCTTTCTGCATTAGTTGCACAATTCCAGGTAAAGAAAATCCCCCTTAGGCACGAACAAATGACAGATTTAGAGATTGTTGGCAAAAGGTTTGTAGATAATGTGGTCAACGTGCAGAGAAAGTATTGGGATCTTTGA
- the ilvB gene encoding biosynthetic-type acetolactate synthase large subunit produces the protein MKGSKAVVELLERHGVDVIFGLPGGTTIPLYDDLLDSKIRHVLVRHEQCAAHMADGYARATGRPGVCTSTSGPGVTNLVTGVATAYIDSSPMLVITGQVATHLIGNDAFQEADSFSLMMPITKHNFRVLDPKDIPEAVKRGFKIATTGRFGPVHIDLPVDIMRTDLPDELLEKEFSVVRPAEDLSELSCAIKMILEAERPLLLVGGGVIWSNASMEVLQLAEALMAPVVTTIMGKGAVPEDHPLCLGVIGMHGREVARRAFMECDVLLAVGTRFSDRSAGNQSVLSGNVKIIHIDIDAGEVSKSPRTQVRLIGDAKKILRLILSGINGSRKDTAWSQRMRTMREECDCCIDIGGNPIKPQKVIHELNTIMPDNAIVTTEVGQNQMWAAHFLKVRHPRQFITSGGFGTMGFGFPAALGAKIAFPEKPVIDIAGDGSLQMVFQEFATAVSENLPVLVCLMNNGWLGMVKQWQKLFWQKRYSGTELKNNPDFIKLAQAFGADGVIVERPSELREALEKGLKSDVPFIVDVRVDPEEDVLPMIPPGGGKELVWGRCKWKS, from the coding sequence TTGAAGGGTTCAAAAGCAGTTGTAGAATTACTCGAGCGACATGGCGTCGATGTGATCTTTGGTTTGCCAGGAGGAACGACAATCCCCCTTTACGACGACCTACTGGATTCCAAAATACGTCATGTGCTCGTTCGCCATGAACAATGTGCTGCACATATGGCTGATGGATATGCACGAGCAACCGGCAGACCGGGCGTGTGTACCTCAACATCTGGTCCAGGGGTGACAAATCTTGTGACTGGCGTTGCAACTGCCTACATCGATTCCTCTCCCATGCTCGTGATAACTGGACAAGTAGCTACCCACCTAATAGGTAATGATGCCTTCCAAGAAGCTGATTCTTTCAGCCTTATGATGCCCATAACGAAGCATAACTTCAGAGTTTTGGACCCCAAGGATATCCCAGAAGCAGTCAAGAGGGGATTTAAGATTGCAACAACGGGACGGTTCGGTCCTGTACATATTGACCTTCCTGTGGATATCATGCGAACAGATCTTCCAGATGAACTGCTTGAAAAGGAATTTTCAGTAGTAAGACCGGCTGAAGACTTATCTGAACTTTCCTGCGCGATCAAGATGATCTTAGAGGCGGAGAGACCTCTACTACTCGTTGGGGGCGGAGTGATTTGGTCAAATGCGAGCATGGAGGTTCTTCAATTGGCTGAAGCCCTGATGGCTCCAGTTGTAACTACGATCATGGGAAAGGGTGCTGTTCCGGAGGATCATCCATTATGTCTCGGCGTCATTGGCATGCATGGCCGAGAAGTTGCGAGACGGGCTTTTATGGAATGTGATGTGCTCCTTGCAGTTGGTACTCGATTTTCCGACAGAAGCGCCGGCAATCAGAGCGTCTTATCTGGAAATGTCAAGATAATCCATATCGATATCGACGCGGGCGAGGTCAGTAAAAGTCCTAGAACCCAGGTAAGATTGATTGGAGATGCCAAGAAAATACTGCGGCTGATCCTTTCGGGCATAAATGGATCGAGAAAAGACACAGCGTGGTCTCAGAGGATGAGGACAATGCGAGAGGAATGCGACTGTTGCATTGATATAGGAGGCAATCCAATCAAGCCTCAGAAGGTCATTCATGAGCTCAACACAATAATGCCAGATAATGCAATTGTGACGACTGAAGTGGGACAGAACCAGATGTGGGCAGCTCATTTTCTCAAGGTTCGTCATCCCAGGCAATTCATAACTTCTGGAGGTTTCGGAACAATGGGATTTGGATTTCCTGCAGCCCTTGGTGCAAAAATTGCATTTCCTGAGAAACCAGTTATTGATATTGCTGGTGATGGGAGTTTGCAGATGGTATTTCAAGAATTCGCAACCGCAGTGTCAGAGAATCTTCCCGTACTCGTATGCCTTATGAATAACGGTTGGCTAGGAATGGTGAAACAATGGCAGAAGTTATTCTGGCAAAAAAGATATTCCGGAACTGAATTAAAGAATAACCCCGATTTTATCAAACTTGCACAGGCTTTTGGGGCCGATGGCGTAATTGTCGAAAGACCTTCAGAGTTAAGAGAGGCTCTGGAAAAGGGATTAAAGTCAGATGTCCCGTTCATTGTGGATGTTCGTGTAGATCCTGAAGAAGATGTGTTGCCGATGATTCCACCAGGAGGTGGAAAAGAATTAGTATGGGGGCGATGTAAGTGGAAGTCTTGA